A portion of the Cryptomeria japonica chromosome 5, Sugi_1.0, whole genome shotgun sequence genome contains these proteins:
- the LOC131045792 gene encoding LOW QUALITY PROTEIN: probable cinnamyl alcohol dehydrogenase 5 (The sequence of the model RefSeq protein was modified relative to this genomic sequence to represent the inferred CDS: inserted 2 bases in 1 codon; substituted 2 bases at 2 genomic stop codons), translating into MRYLVEVVEKIGHIESAHIEGSNEPSCQEFKLEKRHLSFPTRSRTLHADDIGCNIQSCFCGICHSDLHQLRNEWHNTQYPVVPRHEIVGTATKVGKEVKKFVVRNXVGVGCLVCSCYSYDSCEKGLEKYCEKVVLTYNSMDVDGSITYGGYSCLMVCDXKFVIKVPESLPFDAAAPLLCAGITIXSPMKYFGMTEKGNRLGIVGLGGLGHMAAKFGKSFGLHVTVISTFKCKVIWHRSNGKKNIVTGGAIASMILSNSTGNSKMNM; encoded by the exons ATGAGGTACCTTGTAGAAGTTGTGGAGAAGATCGGGCATATTGAAAGCGCCCACATTGAAGGAAGTAATGAGCCATCTTGCCAGGAGTTCAAGCTTGAAAAGAGGCATCTTAGTTTTCCCACGCGTTCAAGAACTTTGCATGCTGATGATATTGGG TGTAACATTCAAAGTTGCTTCTGTGGGATTTGTCATTCCGATTTGCACCAGCTCCGCAATGAATGGCATAACACCCAATACCCAGTTGTCCCAAG GCATGAAATCGTTGGGACAGCAACTAAAGTGGGAAAAGAAGTAAAGAAATTTGTGGTGAGGAA TGTTGGAGTGGGGTGCCTGGTGTGCAGTTGCTATAGCTATGACAGCTGTGAAAAAGGGTTAGAGAAATACTGTGAAAAAGTTGTCTTGACCTACAATTCTATGGATGTAGATGGGTCTATCACCTATGGAGGCTACTCATGTTTAATGGTCTGCGATTAGAA GTTTGTAATTAAGGTGCCAGAAAGCCTACCATTTGATGCGGCTGCCCCATTATTATGTGCTGGAATAACTATTTAGAGCCCCATGAAGTATTTTGGAATGACAGAGAAAGGAAATCGTTTGGGCATAGTGGGTCTTGGAGGCCTGGGTCACATGGCCGCAAAATTTGGCAAATCTTTTGGCTTGCATGTGACCGTTATTAGTACATTCAAATGCAAAGTTATATGGCATAGATCGAATGGTAAAAAGAACATTGTAACAGGAGGCGCTATAG